A part of Periophthalmus magnuspinnatus isolate fPerMag1 chromosome 14, fPerMag1.2.pri, whole genome shotgun sequence genomic DNA contains:
- the LOC117381630 gene encoding olfactory receptor 1-like has translation MDSFNSALGKNITFVRPPFFIIRGFIGIPNGKYYYVFLFFVFVFSIIGNAFVMLLILMDHNLQTPKYIAVFNLALCDLLQICALVPKLLDLFLFNHNRIAYNECMIFLFFCYTCLSMEALNLVALSYDRLIAIISPLHYTTRVTHKFMSTLIAFLWIFVVLVVLITVGLLTRVSFCDSLIIKSYFCDHGQLYILGCNDTFPNWAIASLLIVLILWFPLAFILASYIRISIALAKIATNQERVKAFKTCSAHLSLVAIYFVPILTTFTISSALDPNVRIINLSLTSVVPPLLNPVIYVLQTQEIKDSIKKLIKVKRQKAITLRAVK, from the coding sequence atggactCATTTAATTCTGCTTTGggcaaaaatatcacatttgtgCGTCCACCTTTTTTCATCATACGAGGTTTCATTGGTATCCCAAATGGGAAATATTACtatgtatttctattttttgtctttgtcttttctaTTATTGGAAATGCATTTGTGATGCTTCTTATACTTATGGATCATAACCTACAGACTCCAAAATACATTGCAGTTTTTAATCTTGCCTTGTGTGATTTGCTCCAAATCTGTGCATTAGTCCCAAAACTTCTCGACTTATTTCTGTTCAACCACAATCGTATCGCTTACAATGAGTgcatgatatttttgtttttttgttacacCTGCCTTTCCATGGAGGCCTTGAACTTAGTTGCTCTTTCCTACGACAGACTTATTGCTATAATTTCACCGCTGCACTATACAACCAGAGTCACTCACAAGTTTATGTCCACATTAATTGCATTTTTATGGATTTTTGTTGTACTTGTTGTGTTAATTACAGTTGGTCTCCTGACAAGAGTTTCATTTTGTGATTCTTTAAttataaaaagttatttttgtgatCACGGCCAGCTGTATATACTTGGTTGCAATGACACATTTCCAAATTGGGCTATAGCCAGTCTGCTAATTGTACTTATTCTGTGGTTtcctcttgcatttattttagcaaGTTATATCCGAATAAGTATTGCACTGGCCAAGATAGCAACAAATCAAGAACgagtaaaagcatttaaaacTTGCTCTGCACATCTTTCCCTTGTGGCGATTTATTTTGTACCTATTTTGACCACTTTTACTATAAGTTCAGCTTTAGATCCAAATGTTCGGATCATAAACCTTTCACTAACATCAGTGGTGCCACCTCTGTTGAATCCTGTCATATATGTGCTACAGACGCAAGAAATCAAAGACTCTATAAAGAAACTTATCaaagtaaaaagacaaaaggCCATTACATTGAGGGCAGTCAAGTGA